In the genome of Pseudomonas putida, one region contains:
- the secB gene encoding protein-export chaperone SecB yields the protein MTDQQNNGVADDNSPQFSLQRIYVRDLSFEAPKSPQIFRQQWEPSVSLDLNTRQKALESDFHEVVLTLSVTVKNGEEVAFIAEVQQAGIFLIKNLDAASMSHTLGAFCPNILFPYARETLDSLVTRGSFPALMLSPVNFDALYAQEMQRMQEAGEAPTMQ from the coding sequence ATGACTGACCAGCAGAACAACGGCGTTGCCGACGACAACTCCCCGCAATTCTCCCTGCAGCGCATCTACGTGCGTGACCTGTCCTTCGAAGCGCCGAAGAGCCCGCAGATCTTCCGCCAGCAGTGGGAGCCAAGCGTCTCGCTGGACCTGAACACCCGTCAGAAAGCCCTGGAAAGCGATTTCCATGAAGTGGTGCTGACCCTGTCGGTGACCGTCAAGAACGGTGAAGAAGTGGCCTTCATCGCCGAAGTTCAGCAGGCCGGTATCTTCCTGATCAAGAACCTCGACGCGGCGTCCATGAGCCATACCCTGGGTGCGTTCTGCCCGAACATTCTGTTCCCGTATGCTCGCGAGACCCTGGACAGCCTGGTGACCCGTGGCTCGTTCCCGGCGCTGATGCTTTCCCCGGTCAATTTCGACGCGCTGTACGCGCAAGAAATGCAGCGCATGCAGGAAGCCGGCGAAGCGCCGACCATGCAGTGA
- the grxC gene encoding glutaredoxin 3, with protein MKPVIVYSSDYCPYCMRAKYLLESKGVAFEEIKVDGKPQVRAEMSQKAGRTSVPQIWIGTTHVGGCDDLYALERAGKLDALLEA; from the coding sequence ATGAAGCCTGTCATCGTCTACTCCAGCGACTATTGCCCTTACTGCATGCGTGCCAAGTACCTGCTCGAGAGCAAGGGTGTAGCCTTCGAGGAAATCAAGGTCGACGGCAAGCCGCAGGTGCGCGCCGAGATGAGCCAGAAGGCGGGTCGCACCTCGGTACCGCAGATCTGGATCGGCACCACCCACGTTGGCGGATGCGATGACCTCTACGCACTGGAGCGGGCGGGCAAGCTCGATGCCCTGCTCGAGGCCTGA
- a CDS encoding rhodanese-like domain-containing protein: protein MVANLIQFATNHYILVAIFVVLLVLLLINEIRRGGQSLSNGQLTALVNAEKGVVIDIRPSKEYASGHIVGALNIPQDKLVNRMAELDKHKGKTLIVVDSMGQQSGTICRELLKAGYTAAKLSGGVSSWKADNLPLVK from the coding sequence ATGGTTGCTAACCTGATTCAATTTGCGACAAACCACTACATCCTGGTGGCGATCTTCGTTGTTCTGCTGGTCCTGCTGCTCATCAACGAAATCCGCCGTGGCGGTCAGAGCCTGAGCAACGGCCAGTTGACCGCGCTGGTCAACGCCGAGAAAGGCGTGGTGATCGACATCCGCCCGAGCAAGGAATACGCGTCGGGCCACATCGTCGGCGCCCTGAACATTCCGCAGGACAAACTGGTCAACCGCATGGCCGAGCTGGACAAGCACAAGGGCAAGACCCTGATCGTGGTGGACAGCATGGGCCAGCAGTCCGGCACCATCTGCCGCGAGCTGCTCAAGGCTGGTTACACTGCCGCCAAGCTCAGCGGTGGCGTCTCCAGCTGGAAAGCCGATAACCTGCCCCTGGTGAAGTGA